Proteins from a genomic interval of Lonchura striata isolate bLonStr1 chromosome 21, bLonStr1.mat, whole genome shotgun sequence:
- the TRIR gene encoding telomerase RNA component interacting RNase gives MAARGEEREAPEAPSPPPPGPGGGVNVFANDGSFLELFKRKMEAEEQQREREAAAAAAAAAEASGGGGGGTGLGSQRDGVKRSGGALSFVGRRRGGNKLALKTGVVAKKQKTDEEVLTSKGDAWAKYLAEVQKYKAHQCSDDDKTRPLVK, from the exons ATGGCGGCGCGCGGCGAGGAGCGGGAGGCACCGGAGGCGCCTTCGCCGCCCCCGCCGGGCCCGGGAGGCGGCGTCAACGTGTTCGCCAACGACGGCAGCTTCCTGGAGCTCTTCAAGCGCAAGATGGAGGCGGAGGAGCAGCAGCGGGAgcgcgaggcggcggcggcggcggcggcggccgcggagGCGtccggtggcggcggcggcggcaccgggctGGGCTCGCAGCGGGACGGGGTGAAGAGGAGCGGCGGCGCGCTCAGCTTC gtggggcggcggcggggcggcaaCAAGCTGGCCCTGAAAACGGGAGTGGTGGCCAAGAAGCAGAAAACGGACGAGGAG GTGCTGACGAGTAAAGGCGACGCCTGGGCCAAGTACCTGGCGGAGGTGCAGAAGTACAAAGCGCACCA